A single region of the Nocardioides sp. W7 genome encodes:
- a CDS encoding amidohydrolase family protein, which yields MILSGGVVLTGPGWVPRLLDVRVVDGVIAEVGPALVGSEVVDVSGRLVVPGLVNAHTHSHTLPARGLARSWTLEDSLLNGAWMSAARSEELAELCALLAATEMIASGATGAFDLVAQAGGPDPAGLAAVVRGYSRAGLRAVVAPMVADRTVHSAVPAIGACCGVPDVGLPASSIVARCADFVSAPYDGLVTPAVAPTILAHCSPPLVAGLLDLASSYGLRVHTHLAESRPQALAGAERFGRSITSELAAVGALSPALTAAHAIWLSSSDRALLGTAGSVVVTVPGSNLRLGSGTADTRALLDAGVTLAIGTDGANSADALDVLDAARLTALVGRSGTSPSSSWLTVEEVLDAATVGGATACGWSSVGRIAPGYAADLALLDLDSRAFLPANDLANQLLTAARAADVTDVLVAGRWVYRDRSFPGFSLAPLYARFRELCAELHAATADARAAAARESALAAPAIAELRARA from the coding sequence GTGATCCTGTCGGGAGGTGTGGTGCTGACCGGACCCGGGTGGGTGCCGCGCCTGCTCGACGTCCGGGTGGTCGACGGGGTGATCGCCGAGGTCGGTCCGGCGCTGGTCGGCTCCGAGGTCGTCGACGTCTCGGGTCGGCTCGTCGTACCGGGCCTGGTGAACGCGCACACCCACTCCCACACGCTGCCCGCGCGCGGGCTCGCGCGGTCGTGGACGCTGGAGGACTCGCTGCTCAACGGCGCCTGGATGAGCGCGGCGCGGAGCGAGGAGCTGGCCGAGCTGTGCGCGCTGCTCGCGGCGACCGAGATGATCGCCTCCGGCGCGACCGGTGCCTTCGATCTGGTCGCGCAGGCCGGTGGCCCGGACCCGGCCGGGCTGGCCGCGGTGGTGCGGGGATATTCGCGTGCCGGTCTGCGGGCCGTCGTCGCGCCGATGGTGGCCGACCGGACGGTGCACTCCGCCGTCCCGGCGATCGGCGCGTGCTGCGGAGTGCCCGATGTCGGCCTGCCCGCCTCGTCGATCGTGGCGCGCTGCGCGGACTTCGTGTCGGCGCCGTACGACGGGCTCGTGACGCCGGCCGTCGCACCGACGATCCTGGCCCACTGCAGTCCGCCGCTCGTGGCCGGACTGCTCGATCTCGCGTCGTCGTACGGGCTGCGGGTGCACACGCACCTGGCCGAGTCGCGGCCGCAGGCACTCGCGGGCGCCGAGCGCTTCGGGCGCTCGATCACCTCGGAGCTCGCGGCCGTCGGGGCGCTCTCCCCCGCTCTGACCGCGGCTCACGCCATCTGGCTCTCATCGTCGGACCGCGCACTCCTGGGGACCGCCGGTTCGGTGGTCGTGACCGTGCCCGGCAGCAACCTGCGCCTCGGGTCGGGCACCGCCGACACCCGCGCCCTTCTCGACGCCGGGGTCACCCTGGCCATCGGCACCGACGGCGCGAACTCCGCCGACGCCCTCGACGTCCTCGACGCCGCCCGGCTCACCGCCCTGGTCGGCCGCTCCGGCACCTCGCCCTCCTCGTCCTGGCTGACCGTCGAGGAGGTCCTGGACGCCGCCACCGTCGGCGGGGCCACCGCCTGCGGGTGGTCGTCGGTCGGGCGGATCGCGCCGGGGTACGCCGCCGACCTGGCCCTGCTCGACCTGGACTCACGCGCCTTCCTGCCCGCCAACGACCTGGCCAACCAGCTGCTCACCGCCGCCCGCGCCGCCGACGTCACGGACGTCCTGGTCGCTGGCCGCTGGGTCTACCGCGACCGGAGCTTCCCCGGGTTCTCGCTGGCGCCTCTCTACGCGCGTTTCCGGGAGCTGTGCGCTGAACTGCATGCCGCGACGGCCGACGCGCGCGCTGCCGCCGCGCGGGAGTCGGCGCTCGCCGCCCCCGCGATCGCGGAGCTCCGGGCGCGCGCGTGA